In one Lachnospiraceae bacterium GAM79 genomic region, the following are encoded:
- a CDS encoding aminotransferase class I/II-fold pyridoxal phosphate-dependent enzyme — MGKSTSHLSGSNLLSQNESVRFDLNMNPLGVPDSVKNVILNSIEDLKRYPDGSYTRLKESIAGYSGADPDDIIVGSCSYEFIKLLIEFNSPKHAVLLSPGAHNYEKVLKMNGCDITYYQLSEEENYELDIADFISTLNESIDMVFISNPNGTTSQVIDRESLEFIAKICTGNDIALVVDEEYMDFVQDKDDCTAIPLVKEYDNLYVLRNTSKFFAVPGLRLAYAITSNPVFKKTMSITGFPYAINTLAEAAGIDMFKDASYISKTQTLMKTERNLVYSALASRKTIKLYKPDANFILVKLLKKDISAQTVVDHCQSKGLYIRSCADITGLDNSYIRFCFMNPEQNDLVVNTILEIV; from the coding sequence ATGGGAAAAAGTACATCACATCTTTCTGGAAGCAATCTGCTCTCCCAGAATGAATCTGTAAGATTTGACCTGAACATGAATCCGCTCGGGGTTCCGGATTCTGTCAAAAATGTCATTCTTAACAGCATCGAAGATCTGAAGCGTTACCCGGATGGCTCATATACAAGATTAAAGGAAAGTATCGCAGGCTATTCAGGTGCGGATCCGGACGATATCATTGTCGGAAGCTGCTCATATGAATTTATCAAACTCCTGATCGAATTCAACAGTCCAAAGCATGCTGTTCTTCTTTCACCGGGAGCACACAACTATGAGAAGGTCCTGAAAATGAACGGCTGTGATATCACATACTATCAGTTATCCGAAGAAGAAAACTACGAACTGGATATTGCGGATTTCATCTCTACGTTAAATGAATCCATTGATATGGTATTTATCTCGAATCCAAACGGAACAACATCACAGGTCATCGACCGCGAATCTCTGGAATTCATCGCAAAGATCTGTACAGGAAATGATATTGCACTGGTCGTTGACGAGGAGTATATGGATTTCGTTCAGGATAAGGATGATTGCACCGCTATTCCGCTGGTTAAGGAATATGACAATCTCTACGTTCTCAGAAATACAAGCAAATTCTTTGCAGTACCCGGACTTCGATTAGCCTATGCAATTACATCAAATCCGGTATTTAAAAAGACAATGTCGATCACAGGATTTCCTTATGCGATCAATACACTTGCAGAGGCAGCCGGCATCGATATGTTCAAGGATGCTTCTTATATAAGCAAAACCCAGACACTGATGAAGACGGAACGGAATCTGGTCTATTCTGCACTGGCAAGCCGCAAGACGATCAAGCTCTATAAGCCGGATGCGAATTTTATTCTGGTCAAATTACTGAAAAAAGACATTTCCGCACAGACGGTTGTGGATCATTGTCAGAGTAAGGGATTGTATATCAGAAGCTGTGCAGATATCACAGGACTGGATAATTCTTATATCCGCTTCTGCTTCATGAATCCGGAACAGAATGATCTGGTCGTAAATACAATTTTAGAGATCGTATAA
- a CDS encoding DUF5717 family protein — protein MKGIVEQYARGEFNVERPDIDISIAKLELAVEAGSVFQGTFKVVSKNDVPIKLMVYDSRYLFDFKSHTFVGRRNTVAFSFDARGIEEGKSFKGHINIITDGGEYKIPYSVEVVPPYVLVEDKRIEDLFQFATFAEEHWDVAVQIFDSPEFVRTFLGDDAIIKGVYESLKKSLSINQAMEEFLVYTHKKRVLTLTAKQRELLIEMPDELVRATISVNKNTWGYTHTYITSDSDFLIPEATRITGQDFTGNNYELNFLIDPTKIPEGVSAGYIHFNNTLQNISVKVSIKKPEVQRTEPKNRHVNFMIKKGHEALAKAYIDFRTDKMALADYTKRSTEALETLVKYRPEDNIYRLGLLHMKLLEGKTEYVKQEFVRIDADADLNEAGSMEKCYYSYLKALLTKDKDMIDSTARLVRGRLEQEKDKLFYFWLLLFVDYSYTEDKWNLYEDIRKLYNEGVNSPVIYFEICDMFNKQPLMMKRIAPLEISAIRWGMRHEFVSEDVIMEFVKTAARMKLFDIHAFKMLENIYAAKHDRMTLDTICEILLRFKKCDKEYHVYYQDAANAGIKYVGLYEGFLKSMDKKTYQPIPESILRYFNYKNTLDDEELAYLYANVIMNKAQNMNVFHEYIPAIENFMEKKIIDGEVSDDLTVIYEEFLEPESVKPEFASKLINIIFKQKLTCRNKNIVSVVVTHEELEKSEQVDVIDGEAYVEIVSESAIITLLDSRGCRYINTVPYRLEPVVGEENYLDICKEYNPKDYRLLLFEYNDIDSFSYKDASEINLARDISNCPNISYLIRQRALRHMVEYYHENYDADILYKYLSRIDLNYVEVEDASRIITYYISLRMYEQAFNGIHRFGYVDVDVDELIRIAEFGISDKRYDDDRTLLSICVYLYRRGYATQKVLAFLINNYNGSLEEMAELFKAVNTNYRDIDMLAENILAQMMFADAYTEAIFDIFALYYAGRSRGMVVKAFLRFCAYQYIIKDLKIPADIMECLYKEVEKKNITDEISEMALLSYFAGCGGRFSAEQKEWIRNTVRHFIDSSKILPFFKEFASFVTLPDDMKFKTYLIFKGESGRQIWVSYSFGQESNSMAHYKSERMNEIIPGIYIKEFVVFHGETLLYSIDGAESGNSSIVESDILKNTTCHKKNSNRFELINSMLISQETRNDQELIQAMDTYLNNTHFFEENLILL, from the coding sequence ATGAAAGGGATCGTAGAACAGTACGCCAGAGGAGAATTCAATGTAGAAAGACCGGATATTGATATTTCCATTGCAAAGCTGGAACTGGCTGTGGAAGCCGGCTCCGTATTTCAGGGAACCTTTAAGGTGGTATCAAAAAATGATGTGCCGATCAAATTGATGGTATATGACAGCAGATACCTGTTCGATTTCAAGAGTCATACATTTGTAGGCAGACGGAATACGGTTGCCTTTTCTTTTGATGCCCGCGGAATCGAAGAAGGCAAGAGCTTCAAAGGACATATCAACATCATAACGGATGGCGGCGAATATAAGATTCCATACAGCGTGGAGGTTGTACCGCCTTATGTTCTGGTCGAAGACAAACGGATCGAGGATCTGTTTCAGTTCGCGACCTTTGCAGAGGAGCACTGGGATGTAGCAGTCCAGATCTTTGACAGCCCGGAATTCGTGCGTACCTTTTTAGGGGATGATGCGATCATAAAGGGTGTCTATGAGAGCCTGAAGAAATCGTTATCCATCAATCAGGCGATGGAAGAATTCCTTGTATATACTCATAAGAAACGTGTGCTCACCCTGACAGCAAAGCAGCGTGAGTTATTGATCGAGATGCCGGACGAGCTGGTTCGTGCAACGATCTCCGTAAATAAGAATACCTGGGGTTATACCCATACCTATATTACATCAGACAGCGATTTCCTGATCCCGGAAGCAACCAGGATCACAGGTCAGGATTTCACCGGAAATAATTATGAACTGAACTTCCTGATCGATCCGACGAAGATCCCGGAAGGAGTATCGGCAGGTTATATCCATTTTAATAATACCCTGCAGAATATCAGCGTGAAAGTCAGCATCAAGAAGCCGGAGGTTCAGCGAACCGAGCCGAAGAACCGTCATGTGAATTTCATGATCAAGAAAGGCCATGAGGCACTGGCAAAAGCATACATTGATTTCCGTACGGATAAGATGGCACTTGCTGATTACACGAAACGTTCGACAGAGGCACTGGAAACACTGGTCAAATACAGACCGGAGGATAATATCTACCGTCTGGGTCTGCTTCATATGAAGCTGTTAGAGGGCAAGACAGAATATGTAAAACAGGAATTTGTCCGTATCGATGCAGATGCCGATCTGAACGAGGCAGGCAGCATGGAGAAGTGTTATTACAGTTATCTGAAAGCACTTCTGACAAAGGATAAGGATATGATCGACAGCACGGCAAGACTTGTCCGCGGACGACTGGAACAGGAGAAGGACAAGCTGTTTTATTTCTGGCTGCTGTTATTTGTGGACTACAGTTATACAGAGGATAAATGGAATCTCTATGAGGATATCCGGAAATTATATAATGAGGGTGTAAACAGCCCGGTTATTTACTTTGAAATATGTGATATGTTCAATAAGCAGCCGCTTATGATGAAACGGATCGCACCGCTTGAGATCTCAGCTATCCGATGGGGTATGCGGCATGAGTTTGTATCCGAAGATGTCATTATGGAATTCGTAAAGACGGCTGCAAGAATGAAGCTCTTTGATATTCACGCATTCAAGATGCTGGAGAATATCTATGCAGCAAAGCATGATCGTATGACACTGGATACGATATGTGAAATTCTTCTCAGATTTAAAAAATGTGATAAAGAGTATCATGTATATTATCAGGATGCGGCAAATGCAGGAATTAAATATGTTGGTTTGTATGAGGGCTTCTTAAAGAGCATGGATAAGAAGACGTATCAGCCGATACCGGAATCCATTCTCCGTTATTTCAATTACAAGAATACGTTAGATGATGAAGAGCTGGCGTATCTCTATGCAAATGTCATCATGAATAAGGCACAGAATATGAATGTGTTCCATGAGTATATTCCGGCGATCGAGAACTTCATGGAGAAGAAGATCATCGACGGAGAAGTGAGTGATGATCTGACGGTTATCTATGAAGAATTTCTGGAGCCGGAGAGCGTGAAGCCGGAATTTGCATCAAAGTTAATTAATATCATATTCAAGCAGAAGCTGACCTGTCGGAATAAGAATATTGTATCAGTGGTTGTAACACATGAGGAACTGGAAAAGAGTGAACAGGTGGATGTGATTGATGGAGAAGCTTATGTAGAGATCGTGTCAGAATCCGCTATCATTACATTACTTGACAGTCGGGGCTGCAGATATATCAATACGGTACCATACCGGCTTGAGCCGGTTGTCGGAGAAGAAAATTATCTGGATATCTGTAAAGAGTATAATCCGAAGGATTACCGTCTGTTATTATTTGAGTATAACGATATAGACAGCTTTTCATATAAGGATGCATCCGAGATCAATCTGGCGCGTGATATCTCTAACTGTCCGAATATCAGTTATCTGATCCGGCAGAGAGCACTCCGCCATATGGTTGAGTATTATCATGAGAATTATGATGCGGACATTTTATATAAATATCTGTCACGAATTGATTTGAATTATGTGGAAGTGGAGGACGCTTCCCGGATCATTACATATTACATTTCTTTACGGATGTATGAGCAGGCATTTAACGGAATACATCGGTTTGGATATGTAGATGTGGATGTGGATGAACTGATACGGATCGCGGAATTCGGAATATCCGATAAGCGCTATGATGATGACAGGACGTTATTATCCATTTGTGTATATCTGTACCGGAGGGGGTATGCGACACAGAAGGTTCTAGCATTTTTGATCAATAACTATAATGGATCGTTAGAGGAAATGGCAGAGCTGTTTAAGGCAGTTAACACAAATTATCGTGATATTGATATGCTTGCAGAGAATATCTTGGCACAGATGATGTTTGCAGATGCTTATACAGAGGCAATCTTTGATATCTTTGCGCTTTATTACGCAGGCAGAAGCAGGGGCATGGTAGTCAAGGCATTTTTACGGTTCTGTGCATACCAGTATATTATCAAGGATCTGAAGATTCCTGCGGATATCATGGAATGTCTGTATAAAGAGGTGGAGAAGAAGAACATTACAGATGAGATTTCAGAGATGGCGCTGCTTTCTTATTTTGCAGGCTGCGGTGGACGGTTCTCGGCAGAACAGAAGGAATGGATCCGGAATACAGTTCGTCATTTTATAGACAGCAGTAAGATCCTGCCGTTCTTTAAAGAATTTGCATCCTTTGTAACGTTGCCGGATGATATGAAGTTTAAGACCTATCTGATCTTTAAGGGCGAGAGCGGCAGACAGATCTGGGTAAGCTACAGCTTCGGACAGGAAAGCAACAGTATGGCACATTACAAATCGGAGCGAATGAATGAGATCATACCGGGAATCTATATCAAGGAATTTGTTGTGTTCCACGGAGAGACGCTGTTATATTCCATTGATGGTGCGGAGAGCGGTAATTCATCCATCGTTGAGAGTGATATTTTAAAGAATACAACATGTCATAAGAAGAACAGTAATCGATTTGAGCTGATCAACAGTATGCTGATCAGTCAGGAGACAAGAAATGATCAGGAGCTGATCCAGGCGATGGATACCTATCTGAATAACACACATTTCTTTGAGGAGAATCTGATATTGTTATAA
- a CDS encoding DUF5716 family protein translates to MTEHPLYLGLDLSPEYTQLSYYKLDEGVPESICHSDSKDTYLLPNIMFYTDKYKDGTGAKDESGWSVGAVAAGKRFKEDGVVVDRIYQKTIINEDTEIYGTSYKAKDLLVKMLLLHIREFTKQFESYEIRRLVVTIADADIHIIKAVQELQKALHLSDEQFEITSHIDSGIYYIFNQPESLRNNSVVLFDFNSSGLDYYRFDITHNKSPEIVDVFHQNLKDRLTFSAFKKDDEELDEQFAAICQELLAETYVSSVFLTGIGFADNWLKESATILCQGRRVFVGQNIYTKGACYRAFGDRHSKVLDRYLIRSEYTVGFDIGISLNDDSKTFVPITRGGQEWFHTKGKLYIFPDESNQVELIYRNILTGDYDKEHIEIHGLPKRPPKTTKISLEAEFYSAEKGAVVIRDEGFGTMFPTTNKIYRKEFDLKWEK, encoded by the coding sequence ATGACGGAACATCCATTATATCTGGGATTGGATCTGAGTCCGGAGTATACACAGTTAAGTTATTATAAGCTGGATGAAGGAGTACCGGAATCAATCTGTCACAGCGATTCCAAAGATACATATCTGCTTCCAAATATTATGTTTTATACAGATAAATATAAAGACGGAACCGGAGCAAAGGATGAATCCGGTTGGAGTGTCGGAGCGGTGGCTGCAGGAAAACGGTTCAAGGAAGATGGCGTGGTGGTTGACCGTATTTACCAGAAGACGATCATCAACGAGGACACGGAGATCTATGGAACAAGTTATAAAGCAAAAGACCTTCTGGTCAAAATGCTGCTGCTTCATATCCGGGAATTTACAAAACAGTTTGAAAGCTATGAGATCAGGCGGCTGGTAGTAACGATCGCAGATGCAGATATTCATATCATCAAGGCAGTGCAGGAGTTACAGAAAGCACTTCATCTGAGTGATGAACAGTTTGAGATTACAAGCCATATAGACAGTGGAATTTATTACATCTTTAATCAGCCGGAGTCATTAAGAAATAACAGTGTGGTGCTGTTTGATTTTAACAGCAGCGGACTTGATTATTACAGATTCGATATTACGCATAACAAATCACCGGAGATCGTAGATGTATTTCATCAGAACCTGAAAGACCGCTTGACATTTTCAGCGTTTAAGAAGGACGATGAGGAGTTGGATGAGCAGTTCGCAGCAATCTGTCAGGAGCTTCTGGCAGAGACTTATGTGTCCTCGGTGTTCCTGACCGGAATTGGCTTTGCAGATAACTGGCTGAAGGAGTCGGCGACGATCCTCTGTCAGGGAAGACGGGTATTTGTCGGTCAGAATATCTATACAAAGGGAGCCTGCTACCGGGCATTTGGCGACCGGCACAGCAAGGTGCTTGACCGTTATCTGATCCGGTCGGAATATACAGTTGGCTTTGATATAGGTATCAGTTTAAATGATGACAGCAAGACATTTGTGCCGATCACCAGAGGAGGACAGGAATGGTTCCACACAAAGGGAAAATTATATATCTTTCCGGACGAATCAAATCAGGTGGAGCTGATCTATCGCAACATATTGACAGGAGATTATGATAAGGAGCATATCGAGATCCACGGACTGCCGAAGCGTCCGCCGAAGACGACCAAGATCTCACTGGAAGCGGAATTCTACAGTGCGGAAAAGGGAGCGGTTGTTATCAGGGATGAAGGATTTGGAACGATGTTCCCGACCACAAATAAGATATATAGGAAGGAATTTGACCTGAAATGGGAAAAATAA
- a CDS encoding FAD-dependent oxidoreductase — MKYDVIIIGAGPGGIFAAYELMKKKQEYKIAVFEEGYTLKKRKCPIDGDKIKNCINCKHCSIMCGFGGAGAFSDGKYNITNDFGGTLYEYIGKQKAVDLMKYVDEINMENGGEGTKLYSTAGTKFKKLCLQNKLKLLDASVRHLGTDINYVVLQNLYDQMKDHIDFYFDTPVDTVQVIDGGYRIICDKGEFDCDKCIVSVGRSGSKWMEKVCKELEIPTKSNRVDIGVRVELPAVIFSHLTDELYESKIVYRTEKFEDNVRTFCMNPNGIVVNENTNGIITVNGHSYEGDEKKTENTNFALLVSKHFSEPFKDSNGYGESIARLSNMLGGGVIVQRFGDLVRGRRSTVKRIEEGLVTPTLTATPGDLSLVLPKRILDGIMEMIYALDKVAPGTANDDTLLYGVEVKFYNMEVELDENLESCHKGLYVIGDGSGVTHSLSHASASGVYVARHIIGEE, encoded by the coding sequence ATGAAGTATGATGTGATTATTATCGGTGCAGGACCGGGAGGAATCTTTGCGGCATATGAACTGATGAAGAAGAAACAGGAGTATAAGATTGCTGTATTCGAGGAAGGATATACCTTAAAAAAGAGAAAATGTCCGATCGATGGCGATAAGATCAAGAATTGTATTAACTGTAAGCATTGCTCGATCATGTGTGGATTTGGCGGAGCAGGTGCATTCTCAGATGGAAAATACAATATCACAAATGATTTCGGTGGAACACTGTATGAATATATCGGTAAGCAGAAAGCTGTTGATCTGATGAAGTATGTAGATGAGATTAACATGGAAAATGGCGGCGAGGGAACAAAGCTTTATTCAACCGCCGGAACGAAGTTCAAGAAGCTTTGTCTTCAGAACAAGCTGAAGCTTTTGGATGCGTCGGTTCGCCATCTGGGAACTGATATCAACTATGTTGTTCTTCAGAATCTGTATGATCAGATGAAGGATCATATAGACTTTTATTTTGATACACCGGTTGATACAGTACAGGTTATTGATGGTGGTTATCGTATCATCTGCGATAAGGGTGAATTCGACTGTGATAAATGTATCGTATCCGTTGGACGAAGCGGAAGCAAATGGATGGAAAAGGTATGTAAGGAGCTTGAGATCCCTACAAAATCCAACCGCGTCGATATCGGAGTCCGTGTGGAGCTCCCGGCAGTTATCTTCTCACATCTGACGGATGAATTATATGAAAGCAAGATTGTATATCGTACGGAGAAATTCGAAGATAATGTCAGAACCTTCTGTATGAATCCAAATGGAATTGTGGTAAATGAGAATACGAATGGTATCATCACTGTAAACGGACACAGCTATGAGGGTGATGAGAAGAAGACAGAGAATACAAACTTTGCACTTCTGGTTTCCAAGCATTTTTCAGAACCGTTTAAAGACAGTAACGGATATGGTGAGAGTATCGCAAGATTATCTAATATGCTGGGCGGTGGTGTAATTGTACAGAGATTTGGAGATCTGGTTCGAGGCAGAAGAAGTACCGTGAAGCGTATTGAAGAAGGGCTGGTAACACCGACCTTAACGGCAACACCGGGTGATCTGAGTCTTGTTCTTCCAAAGCGTATCTTAGATGGAATCATGGAAATGATCTATGCACTGGATAAGGTAGCACCGGGAACAGCAAATGATGATACTCTGTTATATGGTGTAGAGGTTAAGTTCTACAACATGGAAGTGGAGTTGGATGAGAATCTGGAAAGCTGCCACAAGGGCTTATATGTGATCGGAGATGGCAGTGGCGTAACGCATTCGTTGTCCCATGCCTCCGCCAGCGGTGTCTATGTTGCCCGCCATATCATTGGAGAAGAATAG
- a CDS encoding zinc ribbon domain-containing protein, translating into MDILPPISNIKRNHPVSLPDATLFPKSIGVLAAGILSASVYTCEIDRTPRFIFLGIGIVLIIIAVILLIRYIKQVTAFKKYKPAWEKHKSIYDDFAIELNHWYDSGLPPKSCDGDTSYALHLQKERLNRKGIQMIHYTTPAKDTNGTSYLTRNTVWYSVDTMDERINRHLRFENTSGTIYDRKSDDIMYEVVVHTPNEAELHHMTMTCPNCGAVNPVAALTQGCPYCSTVFQIKDLFPRVTNTYFIRNNASMKNVNKRGSTIWITILVVFLFTFISFLSDWENPIPASLIMSYFVTLIFGGITGLMLSSILLIIKQFNRDGRKRIPFWSYVTAKGKISRAFAPYDPVFSFEKFEGQIISLIRMTVLADHPENLAFYRGSSFDPYFQDIIEMTYMQALTVNDIHMEGSELCLNLRTWWINYSEHDGAINRRGDCIDVSLRRNTAYMEPPGFSITSVHCPACGASFDSVRQRICPYCGNDYHMENAGFVIEKLELS; encoded by the coding sequence ATGGACATACTCCCACCAATATCAAATATCAAACGAAACCACCCGGTCTCACTGCCGGATGCCACTCTGTTTCCAAAAAGCATCGGCGTTCTGGCAGCAGGAATTCTGTCTGCCTCTGTATACACTTGCGAGATCGATCGTACACCAAGATTTATTTTCCTTGGAATCGGTATCGTACTGATCATAATTGCCGTTATATTACTGATACGCTATATAAAACAGGTGACCGCATTTAAGAAATACAAACCTGCATGGGAAAAACACAAAAGCATCTATGATGATTTTGCCATAGAGCTGAATCACTGGTATGATTCCGGACTTCCACCAAAGAGCTGTGACGGTGATACCTCCTACGCCCTCCACCTGCAGAAGGAACGTCTGAATCGCAAAGGTATCCAAATGATCCACTACACAACGCCTGCCAAAGACACCAATGGCACCTCTTATCTTACAAGAAACACGGTCTGGTATTCCGTTGATACCATGGACGAAAGGATCAACCGGCATCTGCGATTTGAAAATACATCCGGCACCATATATGACCGGAAATCAGATGATATCATGTATGAGGTGGTTGTGCATACACCAAATGAAGCAGAGCTTCATCATATGACCATGACCTGTCCGAACTGTGGCGCTGTCAATCCGGTTGCTGCCCTGACACAGGGTTGCCCATACTGCAGCACCGTTTTCCAGATAAAGGATCTGTTCCCGCGTGTCACGAATACCTATTTTATCCGGAATAATGCTTCCATGAAAAATGTAAACAAACGAGGCTCCACCATATGGATCACTATTCTGGTTGTATTTCTATTTACTTTTATTTCCTTTCTTTCAGACTGGGAGAATCCGATTCCTGCCAGCCTGATCATGTCCTATTTTGTCACACTGATCTTCGGCGGCATCACCGGACTTATGCTTTCATCCATTCTTTTGATCATTAAGCAGTTCAATCGTGACGGTCGAAAACGTATTCCATTCTGGTCTTATGTGACAGCAAAGGGAAAGATCTCACGAGCATTTGCGCCTTATGATCCTGTTTTTTCTTTCGAGAAATTTGAAGGCCAGATCATCTCCCTGATCCGCATGACCGTTCTGGCAGATCACCCGGAAAACCTTGCTTTCTATCGTGGTTCTTCTTTTGATCCATATTTTCAGGATATCATCGAGATGACCTACATGCAGGCTTTAACTGTCAATGATATCCACATGGAGGGAAGTGAACTGTGCCTGAATCTTCGTACCTGGTGGATCAACTACAGTGAACATGATGGCGCCATAAACCGTCGGGGCGACTGTATCGACGTATCCCTCCGACGTAATACCGCCTACATGGAACCGCCCGGTTTCTCCATTACTTCCGTCCACTGCCCTGCCTGTGGCGCAAGCTTCGATTCCGTACGCCAGCGCATCTGCCCTTACTGTGGCAATGACTACCATATGGAAAATGCAGGCTTTGTCATTGAAAAGCTGGAGCTGTCTTAA
- a CDS encoding AraC family transcriptional regulator — MKKQEMANTLLKENRTHGTVQYPVALYEWNGENEWHVVPHWHEEMEWIYFQKGDFPVWINTKEYQVHAPAFMCIHPEELHALILEKDGIESAVVFPVDILCFERYDAAEAKVLGPLAEGKLRMPVLCQSGDAAFEELSACYKEIEQVLRQMKEHDTKKVQHLDSSITRENVAGEPKQNLQKNMLYLNIKAKMLELIAVAYKYDLFTRQVREDREESGTVENLKKVLQYIGEHYGSPIRLSELAELVNMNEQYFCRYFKKNIGKTITEYINVIRVEKAATALAETEDKIIDIASACGFDNIGYFIRRFKKEKGMTPSEYRKKSK, encoded by the coding sequence ATGAAAAAGCAGGAAATGGCAAATACATTGTTAAAAGAGAATAGAACACATGGAACGGTGCAGTATCCGGTTGCTTTGTACGAATGGAACGGAGAAAATGAGTGGCATGTGGTTCCGCATTGGCATGAGGAAATGGAATGGATCTATTTTCAAAAAGGTGATTTCCCGGTATGGATAAATACAAAGGAGTATCAGGTTCATGCACCGGCATTTATGTGCATCCATCCGGAAGAACTGCATGCATTGATCCTGGAAAAGGATGGTATAGAAAGTGCGGTTGTGTTCCCTGTTGATATCCTGTGCTTTGAACGGTATGATGCGGCGGAGGCGAAGGTGCTTGGCCCACTTGCAGAAGGAAAGCTTCGGATGCCGGTTCTGTGCCAGAGCGGGGATGCGGCATTTGAGGAATTGAGTGCCTGTTATAAAGAGATTGAACAGGTGCTTAGGCAGATGAAAGAACATGATACGAAGAAAGTGCAGCATCTGGATTCTTCAATAACGCGTGAGAACGTGGCAGGAGAACCGAAACAGAATCTACAGAAAAATATGCTCTATTTGAATATCAAGGCAAAGATGTTAGAATTGATCGCAGTTGCATATAAGTATGACCTGTTTACAAGACAGGTCAGGGAAGACAGGGAAGAATCAGGAACGGTAGAGAATCTGAAAAAGGTGCTGCAGTATATCGGGGAGCATTACGGTTCACCGATCCGCTTGTCCGAACTGGCGGAGCTGGTCAATATGAATGAACAGTATTTTTGCCGATATTTTAAGAAGAATATCGGGAAGACGATCACAGAATATATCAATGTGATCCGTGTGGAGAAAGCGGCAACGGCACTTGCAGAGACAGAGGATAAGATCATAGATATTGCATCTGCTTGTGGATTTGACAATATCGGATATTTTATCAGACGCTTTAAAAAGGAGAAGGGCATGACACCTTCCGAATATCGTAAAAAGTCAAAATAG